The following are from one region of the Nicotiana tomentosiformis chromosome 7, ASM39032v3, whole genome shotgun sequence genome:
- the LOC138895216 gene encoding uncharacterized protein has product MSNLSKLEFMILDISRNNYLPWVLDAEIHLDAKGLGDTIKEGNEASSQDKAKAMIFLRHHLDEGLKSKYVTLKDPFQLWTSLKERYDYLKATVLPRARREWMHLRLQDYKTISEYNSAVYRIISQLKLCGEPMNDEDMLEMTLSTFHASNIVL; this is encoded by the coding sequence ATGTCGAATTTGTCAAAGCTTGAATTTATGATACTTGACATCTCTAGGAATAACTATTTGCCATGGgtacttgatgctgaaattcaccttGACGCTAAAGGTCTTGGTGACACTATTAAAGAAGGAAATGAAGCATCAAGTCAGGATAAGGCGAAAGCCATGATTTTCCTTCGCCATCATCTCGATGAAGGGttaaaaagtaaatatgtaacctTGAAAGATCCATTTCAATTATGGACTAGTTTGAAGGAACGATATGACTACCTAAAGGCCACGGTATTGCCAAGAGCTCGTCGTGAGTGGATGCACTTACGACTACAAGATTATAAGACCATAAGTGAATATAATTCTGCTGTATATAGAATAATTTCCCAACTAAAATTATGTGGGGAACCTATGAATGATGAGGACATGCTGGAAATGACTCTTTCCACTTTTCATGCATCAAATATAGTGTTATAG